The genomic region CCAGTGTGGCCTATCAGATAACCGTGCCGAACGACCAAAGCCTTCGCGGCACCTACTGGAGCGTTATCGTGGTCGAGCCTATCCCTAAGGCAGCGCTTGAACCGCCGAGCGCCAAAAAAGACAAGGTAGCTATCGGCGTGCAGGCCGTATTCAGACACGCTGTCCAGATGATCACGCACATAGGCGACACCGGAGAAAGGGCCCTTAGGTTTGCTTCAAAAAGACTTGAAAGCAGGGACGGCAAGGTCTTTTTGGTCCTGGACGTGGAAAATACAGGGGAAAGGTGGCTTGTCCCTGCCCTTTACGTTGATCTGGCAGACCAGAGCGGGCGTTCGCTGGGGCGGTTTGAAGGGGGAAAACTAAGGATATTTCCAGGCTGTTCCGTCAGATATTTCGTCGACCTTGGAGCGCTGAAACCCGGTGGATATAACGCTCTGGTCATAGCCGACTGCGGCGAAGAAAAGCTCTTCGGCGCAAGATACACGCTGGAAGTTAAGTAACTTCAAAAGCTGCACTATAAAACCATGAAAATCTGTAATCAAAGGTTTACCTTTCTCGTAACAGGAGAAAGCCAATGTGAAAGTTAACAATTTGTCTTTCAGACCGTCCGTTCGCGTCCGGCACATACTGTCTAGGTGCCTTTTACGGCTGCACAAGCGCCGCTGTTTAGCTGTGTTTATCTTCGCCCTTTCCTGCGTTTTAGGAACGAACGCTTACGGTCAAGGGAAAGGCTACGGCGTGCAGGTACGCCTTATGTCTCCGCCTTTAGTGCAGGTAAAGCCCGGCGAGATAGTAAGCGCCACCTTCGTCGTGGAAAACATGACGGGCAGGGAAGAGACCTTTGAAGAGTCCCTGGTCCTGCCCGAAGGGTGGCATGCGATAACGCCTTCGGACGTTTTCACCCTGCAGACAGGACAGGAAGCGGTAAGGATGTTGGCCTTTCAGGTTCCAAATACGGCCGAAGCGAAGGATTACGAGATCATTTACTCTGTGCGGTCCAAAAGGGACTACGCCATAAGGGACGAAGTTGCGCTGGGCGTATCCGTCCTTTCCGTGGGTGAAATGAAGCTTTTCCTTGAAAGCGCACCCGACACGGTTACAGCCGGGCAGACATACGAAATAAGGACCAGGATTACAAACAACGGAAACAGCGCACTTGACGTCCTTATATCCGCAAGAAGCTCAAGCGATTACCCCTTGACCTTGTCCGCTATGGAGATGACCCTAAAGCCCGGCGAAAGCGCTCCCATCTCCCTTTCGGTTCACACCCCTTCAAAGATCCCAAAGAGCTTAAACCACATAGTCACGTTGGAAGCTTCAAGCAAGAAAGACCCTTCAGTGAAGACTTCCCTTTTCGTCAGGACGGAAGTGCTGTCGCAGATGGCAAGGGTAGACCTGTACCAGCGCATCCCGACCACGCTTACCCTGCGCTCCTTGGGGCAAAAGGACGAAGACAAGTCCGAAGGCTTTGACGTCGAGCTTGAAGGCAAGGGATATCTCAAGGAAGGAAGCAGCCAGGTGGAATTTCTCTTTCGCGGCCCCGACACGCAGGACAAAAGCCTTTACGGGGAAAGGGACGAATATTACCTAAATTACTCTGATCCAAAGTTCGACTTTAGGGTGGGAGACCAAAGCTACGGGCTCTCTTACCTGACGTCTTATTCGCGATACGGCAGGGGCATTGAAGCGAAATACCACCCGGAAGATAAAAACTTCAACTTAGGCAGCTACAGCCTAAAAAGCCGATTCGGCGCTCCGGAGTGGGACGAACAGGGCATATACGTAGAAAGCAGGCCTTCATCCAACGCCGCGTGGAAGATAAACTATCTAAAAAGAAAGCAGGACAGCTACTACGTTACCCCAAGCCTTAAAGACGACATTTATAGCGTAGAAGGAAGCTTCAAGCCCGCCAGGGATATGGACCTTGAAGTTGAATACGCGGAAGGAAAGCGCAGAGGCAGGACAAAAGACTTAAAGGGCAGTGCCTACGACGTCAATATGTCGGGCAACTTGGAGAAATTTCGCTATTCCTTCAGCAAGACCCATGCAGAGCCGGACTTTTACGGCTACTACAACGACAGCGACTACACGTCAAGCTCGCTGAGCTTTCTTCTCTCGAAGCGTCTAAACGGATTCGTCTCATACAGCAGCTACGAGACAAACCTTGACATGGATCCCGACAGGGGAGATACGTCGACCGAAGAGACGCTCTTTCAGGCGGGAATCAATCACAACCTCTCTAATGGCTGGTATGCTCAGCTTGCCTACGACGACTTCAGCAGGAAGGACAGGCTGCAGCCTTCAAACTACGACATAAGCGAGAAGGCCTACCGTTTCAGCATCGGAAGAAGCGCTGAGAAATTCAACTACCGGGTCGAAGCCCGCTATGCAGATCAGCACGACGGGATAAAGGGCGTCAGCGCTTCTCCTTGGAACTACAGCTTTTATGCGTCCTACATGCCGTCAGCTGAACTTTTTCTGACGCTTTACGGCGGCTTCGGGGATAATTCTGCCATAGAAGGCAGCAGGCTCCTTTCGGACCAGAATAATCTGGGCCTTTCCTTTCGCTGGCAGGCGACGGAACGGCTGACTTTAAGCGGTTGGTATACGAAGTATAACTTCAACTCCAAAAGGCCTGAAAGCGACCAGTACAACTTCGAGCTGAAATATTTCATGCCCGACGAAAGCTACTGGAGCTTCAAAATCCGCCGCTACGATTGGGAATACGGCGAGTACGTCGAGACGAACTACGTCCTTTCCTACTCCATCCCCATCGGCATACCCGTGGGAAAGAAGAAGTCCCTGGGGGTCATATCCGGAAAAGTTTGGGAACTTCAAGACGACGCCAAGGAGCCCCTTTCAAGGGCGATCGCGACCTTAAACGGCAGCAAGACGGCTACCGACGCCGGGGGGAGGTTCACTTTCTCTGCGCCGCCCGGCACATACCTTTTAAACATGGACCTAAGCTCCATGGGTTTTGGAAAGACGACAGAAGAAAAGCTTCCTATGAAAGTCACCGTCGAAGCGGGAAAGACTGTAAACGTCGAGCTGACCATTGTAAAGGCAGCCACCTTGAGCGGACAGGTGGTCCTGGGCAAAAGCGAACCCGCTCGTGCTCCTGAAACTACCAAACCTGTAATACTCGGAGAACCCGGCTCGGCCGAAACGCCCCAGGTATTTAAGGGAGTGCTGGTCGAGTTGTCCCGCGACGACGAGACTATACGCACGTTGACGGACGACGAAGGAAAGTTTTCGTTCGTGAACATTCGCCCGGGCACATGGAAGTTTAAAGCCTACGATTACAACCTGCCGGCCTACCACTACATCCAAAACCCCGAAATGGAGATAACGCTTTCTCCGGGCGAGAAGAAGGACATCACGGTAAGGGTCCTACCCAAACAAAGGCAGATCGAGATACTGGAAGAAGGGGTTATAAGCAGCAAAAAGATTAATTAGATGCTATACTATATCTTGCAGGTGTAAATTTATAATCCCAAAAGGATGCGCAGCCTGTCTTCCGCTTCCGCAAGCGTTCCTTCTTCCACCCTTCCAAGGCATCTAACAAGCCGTTCTTTTGCAACCGAACGGATGTCTTCGCATTTTATGAAGCTTTGCTCGTTCAGACCGCCTTCCGGCGGGAAAACTCCGACGTGAAGGGGAATGCCCTTATCCTTTGTGGTAATAGGAATTACAATCACAAGCCCGGCAGGTCCGTGATTAAAGCCGTCGACCGAAACGACAAGGGCCGGACGTCTGCCTGCCTGATCGTGATCACAAACGGGATTTAAGTCCACCAGCCATATCTCTCCGCGAGACGGTTCTGCCATTTTTAATTGTCCTTCAGCCCGTCAAGGAGTGTAACATCCCAGGCGACTCTTTCTTCCTGCTCTTCCTTCCACGCCTGTGAGTCTGCCTTCAAAGTAGCAAAGGCGGCGTTAGCTTTATCGAGCAGGAGCTTGCGGCGGTACAGCTCGACCGCTTCGCGCAAAATTTCCTGCATCTTGCGCCCCGTTTGGGCCGAAAGGCTTTGCAGCATCTTGTGAGTTAAAGAGTCGATGCGCACGGTGCTGCTTGCCATTTTTCATCATCTCCCTTGAAAGTCTTATATTAAGTATACTTATTAGTAACAAATTTGTAAACACAAATGTGTCATAAATATGAAGTAAGCTCTACGAGCTTTTAAAGCACATCCCTAATCGGTCTAACTAACAAGCTTACCCTGCGTAAATACTGTAACGCCGATGCTTTATACAGGCTATAATAGATAAAAAGGGGGCATCCAAAGATGACGGACCGAAGAACTGTCGCTTTTTTGGCTTTAGGAATATGTTTAGCCTGTGGGCTCATAATCTCCAGTTACCTTTTAGGCAGCGCCATAAAGGAAATAAAGATGGCGGAGCGTTACGTCACGGTAAAGGGGTTGTCCGAGCGAATCGTGGAGGCAGACCTCGCAATATGGAACATCTCCTTCAGAAACTCGGCAAACACCCTTGAGGAGCTTCAACGGGACATAGACGACAACAAATCGAAACTCTACAACTTCTTACTCGAGGCCGGCTTTTCCGAGTCGGAAATTTCAAGCATGCCGCCTCAAATCACCGATACGCAGTCCCTTCCCTACTACGACGCAGGCAAAGACAGGGAGTATCGTTATATAGCTCTAACCAGGATCACGCTCAGGTCAAATGACATCGCCGGCGTGAAAAAGGCCATGGAAAAGTCCGGAGAGCTGGTATCGGCAGGCATCGCTCTCGGCGAGAACAGCTCTACGCGTTTTTCCTTCACGAAATTAAACGACATTAAACCGGAGATGATCGCCGAAGCGACCAAAAACGCCAGAGAGGCTGCCGAGCAGTTCGCCAGAGATTCGGGAAGTCAGGTTGGCGCCATAAGGCGAGCAACTCAGGGATATTTCACCATAGAAGACAGAGATGCGGGCTCACCCGACTTCAAGATAGTAAGAGTCGTAACGACCATAGATTTCTTTCTGTCTTCCCATTGATATTAATCGTCAAATTTGGTATAAAGACATGTCATTTAATCTAAGCCGTCTAAATTGCAATCGCGACTTTCGTTAGTCATAGCGATCCGACGGATTCACGGGCGTTGCCGGGAGGATGAAGTATGGAAGAGTTGGTAATGGGGCTTGAACTGGATTACGACCAATGGACAGAAACCCTGACGGAAAATTTTGGCCTCCAAAGGTACAGGGCAGACCAGATATGTCAGTGGATATATCAAAAGAAGATCTTCGATTTTCAGGAGATGACGAATCTAAGCAAAGAATTAAGGGGAAAGCTGGCAGATGCGGTTATGGTGGCACCTCCTATCTTAACCCGCGAGGAAACCTCCAAGGACGGAACTAAAAAGTACCTCTGGCAGTTTCACGACGGCGAAAGGGTGGAGTCGGTCCTGCTCACTCAGGAGGGTCGGCTTACTTCTTGTCTTTCCACACAGGTGGGTTGTCCTCTGGCATGTACCTTTTGCGCATCGGGACAGGGCGGTTTCGTGCGCGACCTATCGGCAGGGGAAATTGTGGGGCAGTTTCTTGCGATGGAAAAGCTTGCAGGCCGAGACATAGATAACGTCGTATACATGGGTATGGGCGAACCCTTTTTAAATCAGGAGTCGGTATTTAAGAGCATCAAAATATTAAACGAACCTAAAATGAGGGGCCTCGGTATCAGGCGGATTACCATATCGACGGCAGGCATCGTACCGGGGATACTTGCCCTGGCCGAAGCGCAGATGCCGGTAAAACTTTCCGTCTCGCTTCACGCGCCAAACGACAGGCTGAGGAGCAAGCTAATGCCGATTAACAAAAAGTATCCTCTGACATCTCTGCTGGAAGCGCTTCGCAGATACCAATCGGCTACTAACGACCGCGTTACCTTCGAATATCTGATGCTGGAGGGCGTAAACGACCTGCCCGAACACGCCTACGAGCTCGCAGCCCTCTTGAAGGGGTTGTTCTTTTATATCAACCTGATACCCTACAACCAGGTAGAAGGTTCGACGTACAAACGCTCCTCTGCCGGGCGCATCAAGGCCTTTAGCAACATCCTTTCTCAACTGAACATAGAGCACGAAATAAGGCGAGAGAGAGGCTCAGACATAAACGCAGCCTGCGGACAGCTGAAGCGGATTATGGCATAGCAAATTAAAGGATGCCGGGGAGACCCTGCTTGCCCTGGTATTCTTTTTTTAAAGCCTTAGGTAGTTACTTTAATTCCACGATGATTTCTTGCAATTTCTCCATCGCCTCAGAGGGCAGCTTATCGAAACCGCCCTTTTTGGTTTCTTTTTCCCTTACGAACTTAATCCTATCCTCCATCCGCTCAACGAAGTGTTTTCTATAGGATTTCTCGTCAAAGTCAGGTGAAAAACCATCTATGGCTATGATCTGAAGATCCTTAAAAGGCTTCCACGAGACGAATTTGGCCTCATCTTCGGCGATGTCCTCTATAATTTTTAAAGTAAGGTCAGGACCTATCTTTTTCCCCATAAAATCTCCAGTGTTCAGGATGAAACAATCTATACCGTCAGACAAAAGCTCCTTGAAACCCAGATAATCTATGCTCAACGGATATACCCTGAAGGGATTGGCGTAGGGCTCAAAGACCAATGCATATGGGTCGATCTCAGGTGAAAGCCTCTCTGCCGTGGTCCTCTTGGTAGCGAGGGTAGCCCCCAGGGTCGAACCCAAAGCGGGATCGGTCACCTTTATTACAGGAGGCAGGGTCGGATCCCTCATGAGCCAGAAGATCGCCTTGATGGGGTCATCCATTCTGTCTACCCTATTAGGCGACCATAGCCTGGACCTGATTGCCCTTCCATTGCCATTTCTCACGTCCTCCATGACGGCGTAAAGCTTTCCGTCACTTCCCCTTGCCGCGCCATTATTTTGAAGAGTCAGGATATATTTGCTGGCCTCGCTGTTCATTGTGTAATCTTGCGTCTTATCGAAGTAAGTAGGCTCTAAAGCTATTGAGTATTTTTTGTCGCAACGGATGATGAAGGCATCGTCGTGGAGGATTGTCACTTCGTACTTCCCGCCGTGTTTTGCATGGGTAATGGTAGATTTTCCCGAACCCGACAGACCGAAGACCGCCATGACGAAATCTTCGCCATTGGGCAGGCGAAGCCGTTTTAAGCCGCCATGGCAGGAAATAAAGCCGTTTCTAGTTGCTATGCCCCAAGCCAAAGTCAAGGTACCCTTCTTAAATTCGCCGAAATACCGCATGCCCAAAATGGCAGCACAATTATGTGACGGATCAAATAAAGATAAGCCCAGCGGGTGATCGGGATGTCGCCAATCGGGATCCGAGAAGATGAAAATATCGCCTTCGGGATAAGCTTTGGAATCGCCATACATATTGCTGTACTCACCGTTTAAATGCTGAAAATTAAGCAGCCAGTTATACAAAATGTTTTCATGACCCTCCGGGATCAGAAGATGAGCCTTGACCATGAAGTCAGGATCCAAGCCTACAACGGCTTCGACGTGATATAACTTTCGATAACGGGTACCGTATATTGCCTCGCGAAGCTTGAAAGCGTATTCATCTACGTCGACATCGGGCTCCCCTATAATCTTTCTGGCAGCGGCACAACGACCGACCACCGCCCCGTCGTTAAAAAGAAGCACATTGGCCCCCTGAGGCAAACCGAAACTTTCAGTCTCGCACATCGGCATACCCGTAAGCTCCACCGTTCCCGGACTATTCTTCGCAAGCAGGTAGGCATCTCTCACAGAAGCAACGGGCATCACATTATTGCCGTAAAATGCAGTTTCGACGGTCGCCCTGATCCTTGATCGCAACCCCTCCAACCCGTCCTGATAATGCCCTACAGTAGCCATCTATATCTCTCCTCTCTCTTTAAATGGCTATGTAAATAATTAAGACACAGCTTATAGAATCAAGGGAGCGTTTATCTTGCACGACGATACTCTGGCACGTTTTATTTAATTATAAACATTCCCTACTGTCCTACCCCAAAAATCATCAACGCTCCCAGAACGGCAAAGATGATGCCGACTATCCTTCCCAAGACCGCTTCATTTGTCTTGTTGGCAAAGCCTGCTGTTAACCTTCCCCCTACCACCGTGCCGATCGCGCTGGGTATGGCAATGTCCATGGGGAGATTTCCCGTGAAAGCATGTCCCAAAGCTCCGTAAGCTGCAACCTATGGCATCGAAGGTAGAAGAACCCAACATCACGAGTCCCGGAACTATTACCATTACGCCGCTAGCGCCAATTAGCCCGGTGATCGAACCTGCTATAAAGCTTATGACAGTTATCAGAATATAAAACATATTACCTCATTTCTGACCCACGTACTCGATATATGTTATATGTCATATATTACCACTTCTCCACTTTGAGCTTTACTGCAATTTGTCACATATAAACAGGTAGTAATCGGGGATACCGCCGAAGTACTCCCTTTTATAGGCCAAGTAAAGTTTTACCCTATACTTTCCGGGCATCAGAATCTTGAAATCGTCATTCATCACGCCTGCTACGTGATAAAAGGGGCCCGACCTGGTCATGCCGGTAACGGTCAAAATGAAACCCTATTCGCGCTCGTCGGTTTCGTGGGCTTTAAGTTCTTGATCCAGTATTCCTTGAGGCCGCGGGCTTCCTTACCGAGGGAGAGTATAAGAGATCGCTTTCCTTATGGGTCAAGATGACAGGTGAACTGTTTCTGTTGCGTAGGGTTTTGCAGAAGTCAACTCCCAGAACTGCTGTAAATTCAGACCCGGTTACATATTCACCACCACGGCCTCGGGTTGAGCCATGTTTACTGGTTGTTTCGCCGAGGCCGTTTCC from Acetomicrobium thermoterrenum DSM 13490 harbors:
- a CDS encoding type II toxin-antitoxin system PemK/MazF family toxin; protein product: MAEPSRGEIWLVDLNPVCDHDQAGRRPALVVSVDGFNHGPAGLVIVIPITTKDKGIPLHVGVFPPEGGLNEQSFIKCEDIRSVAKERLVRCLGRVEEGTLAEAEDRLRILLGL
- a CDS encoding ribbon-helix-helix domain-containing protein; translated protein: MASSTVRIDSLTHKMLQSLSAQTGRKMQEILREAVELYRRKLLLDKANAAFATLKADSQAWKEEQEERVAWDVTLLDGLKDN
- a CDS encoding SIMPL domain-containing protein — translated: MTDRRTVAFLALGICLACGLIISSYLLGSAIKEIKMAERYVTVKGLSERIVEADLAIWNISFRNSANTLEELQRDIDDNKSKLYNFLLEAGFSESEISSMPPQITDTQSLPYYDAGKDREYRYIALTRITLRSNDIAGVKKAMEKSGELVSAGIALGENSSTRFSFTKLNDIKPEMIAEATKNAREAAEQFARDSGSQVGAIRRATQGYFTIEDRDAGSPDFKIVRVVTTIDFFLSSH
- the rlmN gene encoding 23S rRNA (adenine(2503)-C(2))-methyltransferase RlmN, with amino-acid sequence MEELVMGLELDYDQWTETLTENFGLQRYRADQICQWIYQKKIFDFQEMTNLSKELRGKLADAVMVAPPILTREETSKDGTKKYLWQFHDGERVESVLLTQEGRLTSCLSTQVGCPLACTFCASGQGGFVRDLSAGEIVGQFLAMEKLAGRDIDNVVYMGMGEPFLNQESVFKSIKILNEPKMRGLGIRRITISTAGIVPGILALAEAQMPVKLSVSLHAPNDRLRSKLMPINKKYPLTSLLEALRRYQSATNDRVTFEYLMLEGVNDLPEHAYELAALLKGLFFYINLIPYNQVEGSTYKRSSAGRIKAFSNILSQLNIEHEIRRERGSDINAACGQLKRIMA
- a CDS encoding phosphoenolpyruvate carboxykinase (ATP), whose translation is MATVGHYQDGLEGLRSRIRATVETAFYGNNVMPVASVRDAYLLAKNSPGTVELTGMPMCETESFGLPQGANVLLFNDGAVVGRCAAARKIIGEPDVDVDEYAFKLREAIYGTRYRKLYHVEAVVGLDPDFMVKAHLLIPEGHENILYNWLLNFQHLNGEYSNMYGDSKAYPEGDIFIFSDPDWRHPDHPLGLSLFDPSHNCAAILGMRYFGEFKKGTLTLAWGIATRNGFISCHGGLKRLRLPNGEDFVMAVFGLSGSGKSTITHAKHGGKYEVTILHDDAFIIRCDKKYSIALEPTYFDKTQDYTMNSEASKYILTLQNNGAARGSDGKLYAVMEDVRNGNGRAIRSRLWSPNRVDRMDDPIKAIFWLMRDPTLPPVIKVTDPALGSTLGATLATKRTTAERLSPEIDPYALVFEPYANPFRVYPLSIDYLGFKELLSDGIDCFILNTGDFMGKKIGPDLTLKIIEDIAEDEAKFVSWKPFKDLQIIAIDGFSPDFDEKSYRKHFVERMEDRIKFVREKETKKGGFDKLPSEAMEKLQEIIVELK